Proteins from a genomic interval of Kitasatospora herbaricolor:
- a CDS encoding globin domain-containing protein has translation MLSPESTEIVRATLPAVGGAIGEITPLFYETMFADHPELERDLFNRGNQGSGAQRTALAGAIAAYATMLVEHPEQRPGAMLARISHKHASLGITADQYKIVHNYLFGAIGQVLGEAVTPEVAAGWDEVYWLMAGELIALEAKHYQEAGVEPGEVWHRMTVVGRHRQSRDAVSFTLRPAAGGPAPAFRPGQYVSVAVRLADGARQIRQYSLSAAPGAEAWRVTVKRVHGGTGPDGEVSGWLHEHLRAGDELTVSLPFGDLTLPEPDAAAGPGGEPPLLLASAGIGCTPMTGILDHLVRTGSTRRVTVVHGDRSPADHAHADELAELVAALPGGVLHRWYEEDAAGHGEAGLVDLAAVELPAGVQAYLCGPLPFMRAVRTELLRRAVPAQAVHYEVFGPDLWLAGR, from the coding sequence GTGCTCTCCCCCGAGTCCACCGAGATCGTCCGCGCGACCCTGCCCGCCGTCGGCGGCGCCATCGGCGAGATCACGCCGCTGTTCTACGAGACGATGTTCGCCGACCACCCCGAACTGGAACGCGACCTCTTCAACCGGGGCAACCAGGGCAGCGGCGCCCAGCGCACCGCCCTGGCCGGGGCGATCGCGGCCTACGCGACCATGCTGGTGGAGCACCCCGAGCAGCGGCCCGGCGCGATGCTGGCCCGGATCTCCCACAAGCACGCCTCGCTGGGCATCACCGCCGACCAGTACAAGATCGTCCACAACTACCTGTTCGGCGCCATCGGCCAGGTCCTGGGCGAGGCCGTCACCCCCGAGGTCGCGGCCGGCTGGGACGAGGTCTACTGGCTGATGGCCGGCGAACTCATCGCCCTGGAGGCCAAGCACTACCAGGAGGCCGGCGTCGAACCGGGCGAGGTCTGGCACCGGATGACCGTCGTCGGACGGCACCGGCAGAGCCGCGACGCCGTCTCGTTCACCCTTCGGCCGGCCGCCGGCGGACCGGCCCCCGCCTTCCGCCCCGGCCAGTACGTGAGCGTCGCCGTCCGGCTCGCCGACGGGGCCCGGCAGATCCGCCAGTACAGCCTCTCCGCCGCCCCCGGCGCGGAGGCCTGGCGCGTCACGGTCAAGCGGGTGCACGGCGGGACCGGCCCGGACGGCGAGGTCTCCGGGTGGCTGCACGAGCACCTCCGGGCCGGCGACGAGCTGACCGTCTCGCTGCCCTTCGGCGACCTCACCCTGCCCGAGCCGGACGCCGCGGCCGGCCCCGGGGGCGAACCGCCGCTGCTGCTCGCCTCCGCCGGCATCGGCTGCACCCCGATGACCGGGATCCTCGACCACCTCGTCCGGACCGGCTCAACCCGCCGGGTGACCGTCGTCCACGGTGACCGCTCCCCCGCCGACCACGCGCACGCGGACGAGCTCGCCGAGCTGGTCGCCGCGCTGCCCGGCGGGGTGCTGCACCGCTGGTACGAGGAGGACGCCGCCGGCCACGGCGAAGCGGGCCTGGTCGACCTCGCCGCCGTCGAGCTGCCCGCCGGGGTGCAGGCCTACCTCTGCGGCCCGCTCCCCTTCATGCGCGCCGTCCGGACCGAACTGCTCCGGCGCGCGGTGCCGGCGCAGGCCGTCCACTACGAGGTCTTCGGCCCCGACCTCTGGCTCGCCGGGCGCTGA
- a CDS encoding aldose epimerase family protein: MHRAGGQDTGEGGGGAGADAPGTTVEHGPFEPAGAGAAFERWTLRAGPYEASVLTLGATLHTLRAPDRTGATAQLLLSSDDLAHVLGPARHYGATVGRYANRIAGSRITVDGVDHPLMPTGNGVTLHGGPDGFANRMWQAQEIPGGVRLHLHSPDGDQGFPGGLDVQVSYTLSAAGELTIDYHATCTHPTVVNLTNHAYVNLSGEGSGDVLGHLLTVDADAYTPVDERQIPYGPYEPVAGTPFDFTVARPVGKSIHDHHPQLTGPGGYDHNWVLRERPADGTPARAALLEDPVSGRTLEVLTTEPGLQVYTANGFTGAVTGAAGVPYGPYSGIALETQHHPDSPHHPDYPSTELRPGQEFRSTTVLRLGVTDRPTD, encoded by the coding sequence ATGCACCGGGCGGGCGGGCAGGACACCGGCGAGGGCGGCGGCGGAGCGGGGGCGGACGCGCCCGGGACGACGGTCGAGCACGGGCCCTTCGAGCCCGCGGGCGCCGGCGCCGCCTTCGAACGCTGGACCCTGCGGGCCGGCCCGTACGAGGCGAGCGTGCTGACGCTCGGCGCCACCCTGCACACCCTGCGGGCCCCCGACCGCACCGGCGCCACCGCCCAACTGCTGCTCAGCAGCGACGACCTGGCCCACGTGCTCGGCCCCGCCCGGCACTACGGTGCCACCGTCGGCCGCTACGCCAACCGGATCGCCGGCAGCCGGATCACCGTCGACGGCGTGGACCACCCGCTGATGCCCACCGGCAACGGCGTGACCCTGCACGGCGGCCCGGACGGCTTCGCCAACCGGATGTGGCAGGCGCAGGAGATCCCGGGCGGGGTCCGGCTGCACCTGCACAGCCCGGACGGCGACCAGGGCTTCCCCGGCGGGCTGGACGTCCAGGTGAGCTACACCCTCTCGGCGGCGGGCGAGTTGACCATCGACTACCACGCCACCTGCACCCACCCCACCGTGGTCAACCTGACCAACCACGCGTACGTCAACCTGTCCGGCGAGGGCAGCGGCGACGTACTCGGCCACCTGCTCACCGTCGACGCCGACGCGTACACCCCGGTCGACGAGCGGCAGATCCCCTACGGCCCGTACGAGCCGGTGGCCGGCACGCCGTTCGACTTCACCGTCGCCCGGCCGGTCGGCAAGTCCATCCACGACCACCACCCCCAGCTGACCGGCCCCGGCGGCTACGACCACAACTGGGTGCTGCGCGAGCGCCCCGCCGACGGCACCCCGGCCCGCGCGGCGCTGCTGGAGGACCCGGTCTCCGGCCGCACCCTGGAGGTCCTCACCACCGAGCCCGGCCTGCAGGTCTACACCGCCAACGGCTTCACCGGCGCGGTGACCGGCGCCGCCGGGGTGCCCTACGGCCCGTACTCGGGCATCGCCCTGGAGACCCAGCACCACCCGGACTCGCCGCACCACCCCGACTACCCGAGCACCGAGCTGCGGCCCGGCCAGGAATTCCGCTCGACCACCGTGCTGCGGCTGGGCGTCACCGACCGACCGACCGACTGA
- a CDS encoding GNAT family N-acetyltransferase: MRIRTVTRDELPLLRGIERAAGECFRGIGMPEVADDEPLPEPELARHLDEGTALVVVDATDRPVAYLIAEPVDGALHIEQVSVHPDHARRGLGRALIDHLGQLGGATALTLTTFAEVPWNAPYYARCGFRPLAAEEITPGLREIRRQEAAHGLDRWPRLCMRRDPRSSGAPGPDDDPA; the protein is encoded by the coding sequence ATGCGCATCAGAACCGTGACGAGGGACGAGCTGCCGCTGCTCCGCGGGATCGAGCGGGCGGCCGGCGAGTGCTTCCGCGGGATCGGCATGCCGGAGGTCGCCGACGACGAGCCGCTGCCGGAGCCGGAGCTGGCCCGCCACCTGGACGAGGGCACCGCCCTGGTGGTGGTCGACGCCACCGACCGGCCGGTCGCCTACCTGATCGCCGAGCCGGTGGACGGCGCCCTGCACATCGAACAGGTGTCGGTCCACCCGGACCACGCGCGGCGCGGCCTCGGCCGGGCGCTGATCGACCACCTGGGTCAGCTCGGCGGCGCCACCGCGCTGACCCTCACCACCTTCGCCGAGGTGCCGTGGAACGCCCCCTACTACGCGCGCTGCGGGTTCCGTCCGCTGGCCGCCGAGGAGATCACTCCCGGGCTGCGGGAGATCCGCCGGCAGGAGGCCGCGCACGGCCTGGACCGCTGGCCGCGGCTCTGCATGCGGCGCGATCCCCGGTCGTCCGGCGCCCCGGGACCGGACGACGACCCGGCCTGA
- a CDS encoding polymorphic toxin type 44 domain-containing protein yields MLSYEQVLAAPLEELAEAAAKWQAAIKPLGEQQDAYRDRVVVPVRDSDWQGADADAAKPFMDKVSKELRDATKEAEAIHGVLVDAHREIEIARLELRRLTDVEAPKMGRTVGPGGEVKPLRPVTTDPDTWGGRIDFSQALEWEEDVSKQLSKAIINARARAHEADRAAAWALWQDTGADDMEFNPGGYGDVTAAKGGLGEYKFRESSEFIFGEMRTNSASPEVAKIRGLMRTSEGPLTVISPGAGLGSRGTGLALWYQLVKTGGPWDHKPQLEKKFDLQSKNDFYFKVPGREVSVSDDIYSNIHYGYVGRAAGISRPELMEGANGGVASTGTNDPGDDMSMKAGMDLYEKYGDSMTKEQMDAAILKLVDDMEARRRAGDTAMTQVRPWPN; encoded by the coding sequence ATGCTCAGCTACGAACAGGTGCTGGCCGCACCGCTGGAAGAACTGGCCGAGGCCGCCGCCAAGTGGCAGGCGGCGATCAAGCCGCTCGGGGAGCAGCAGGACGCCTACCGGGACCGGGTCGTCGTCCCGGTCCGCGACTCCGACTGGCAGGGCGCGGACGCCGACGCCGCCAAGCCCTTCATGGACAAGGTCTCCAAGGAGCTCCGGGACGCCACCAAGGAGGCCGAGGCGATCCACGGCGTCCTGGTGGACGCCCACCGCGAGATCGAGATCGCCCGCCTGGAGCTGCGCCGGCTCACCGACGTGGAGGCGCCGAAGATGGGCCGGACCGTCGGCCCGGGCGGCGAGGTGAAGCCGCTGCGCCCCGTGACGACCGACCCGGACACCTGGGGCGGGCGGATCGACTTCTCCCAGGCCCTGGAGTGGGAGGAGGACGTCAGCAAGCAGCTCTCCAAGGCCATCATCAACGCCCGGGCCCGGGCCCACGAGGCGGACCGGGCCGCCGCCTGGGCGCTGTGGCAGGACACCGGCGCCGACGACATGGAGTTCAACCCCGGTGGGTACGGGGACGTGACCGCCGCCAAGGGCGGGCTGGGGGAGTACAAGTTCCGGGAGTCGTCCGAGTTCATCTTCGGTGAGATGAGGACCAACAGCGCCTCCCCCGAGGTGGCGAAGATCCGGGGGCTGATGAGGACCAGCGAGGGGCCGCTGACCGTGATCTCGCCGGGGGCCGGGCTGGGCTCCCGTGGCACCGGCCTCGCGCTCTGGTACCAGCTGGTGAAGACCGGCGGCCCGTGGGACCACAAGCCGCAGCTGGAGAAGAAGTTCGACCTTCAGTCGAAGAACGACTTCTACTTCAAGGTGCCCGGCCGTGAGGTGTCGGTGTCGGACGACATCTACTCCAACATCCACTACGGCTACGTCGGCCGGGCCGCCGGCATCAGCCGCCCGGAGCTGATGGAGGGCGCCAACGGCGGTGTCGCCAGTACCGGGACCAACGACCCCGGGGACGACATGTCGATGAAGGCCGGGATGGACCTGTACGAGAAGTACGGCGACAGCATGACCAAGGAGCAGATGGACGCGGCGATCCTGAAGCTGGTCGACGACATGGAGGCCAGGCGGCGGGCCGGGGACACCGCCATGACGCAGGTGCGGCCCTGGCCGAACTGA
- a CDS encoding DUF779 domain-containing protein: MAVSTAAADLLRRLAAEHGPLMFHQSGGCCDGSAPMCYPAGEFLTSEADHLLGELLVEGLDPIPVWIGRDQYAYWSHTHLTIDVVPGRGSGFSLETPTGLRFLTRSRLLEA; encoded by the coding sequence GTGGCCGTCAGCACCGCGGCCGCCGACCTGCTGCGACGGCTTGCGGCCGAGCACGGCCCGCTGATGTTCCACCAGTCCGGCGGCTGCTGCGACGGGTCGGCGCCGATGTGCTACCCGGCCGGGGAGTTCCTCACCTCGGAGGCCGACCACCTGCTCGGCGAGCTGCTGGTGGAGGGGCTCGACCCGATCCCGGTCTGGATCGGCCGCGACCAGTACGCCTACTGGTCGCACACCCACCTCACCATCGACGTGGTGCCCGGCCGCGGCAGCGGGTTCTCCCTCGAAACCCCGACCGGCCTGCGCTTCCTGACCCGCTCCCGGCTGCTGGAGGCATGA
- the exaC gene encoding acetaldehyde dehydrogenase ExaC, whose product MTVYQPPGQPGSIVTYRPRYEHWIGGEWRPPVRGQYFQNPTPVTGEIFCEVARGTAEDVEAALDAAHAAAPAWGRTSPADRAQVLLRIADRMAGHLEELAVAESWENGKPVRETLAADLPLAVDHLRYFAGALRAQEGGLSQIDDDTVAYHFHEPLGVVGQIIPWNFPLLMAVWKLAPALAAGNAVVLKPAEQTPASVLLLVDLVADLLPPGVLNVVSGFGVEAGKPLASSSRVRKIAFTGETTTGRLILQYASSNLIPVSLELGGKSPNLFFADVAAEQDAFYDKALEGFAMFALNQGEVCTCPSRALIQSSIYDRFLGDGLERVRAMRQGNPLDTDTQVGAQASNDQLEKILAYIEIGQAEGAKVLAGGERVDLGGALSGGYYVAPTVFEGDNSMRIFQEEIFGPVVAVTRFDDFADGIEIANDTLYGLGAGVWSRDGSVAYRAGRAIQAGRVWTNCYHAYPAHAAFGGYKNSGIGRETHRVALEHYQQTKNLLVSYSPQALGFF is encoded by the coding sequence ATGACGGTCTACCAGCCCCCGGGGCAGCCCGGAAGCATCGTCACCTACCGCCCCCGGTACGAGCACTGGATCGGCGGCGAGTGGCGGCCCCCGGTCCGCGGCCAGTACTTCCAGAACCCGACCCCGGTGACCGGCGAGATATTCTGCGAGGTCGCCCGGGGCACCGCCGAGGACGTCGAGGCCGCCCTGGACGCGGCCCACGCCGCCGCCCCCGCCTGGGGCCGCACCTCCCCCGCCGACCGCGCCCAGGTGCTGCTGCGGATCGCCGACCGGATGGCCGGGCACCTGGAGGAGCTGGCCGTCGCGGAGAGCTGGGAGAACGGCAAGCCGGTGCGCGAGACGCTGGCCGCCGACCTGCCGCTCGCCGTCGACCACCTGCGCTACTTCGCCGGCGCGCTGCGGGCCCAGGAGGGCGGCCTCTCGCAGATCGACGACGACACGGTGGCGTACCACTTCCACGAGCCGCTGGGCGTGGTCGGCCAGATCATCCCGTGGAACTTCCCGCTGCTGATGGCGGTCTGGAAGCTCGCCCCGGCCCTCGCGGCCGGCAACGCGGTGGTGCTCAAGCCGGCCGAGCAGACCCCGGCGTCCGTCCTCCTGCTGGTCGACCTGGTCGCCGATCTGCTGCCGCCCGGCGTGCTGAACGTGGTCAGCGGCTTCGGGGTGGAGGCCGGCAAGCCGCTCGCGTCCAGCAGCCGGGTCCGGAAGATCGCCTTCACCGGCGAGACCACCACCGGCCGGCTGATCCTGCAGTACGCCAGCAGCAACCTGATCCCGGTCAGCCTGGAGCTGGGCGGCAAGAGCCCCAACCTGTTCTTCGCCGACGTCGCGGCCGAGCAGGACGCCTTCTACGACAAGGCGCTGGAGGGCTTCGCGATGTTCGCCCTCAACCAGGGCGAGGTGTGCACCTGCCCGAGCCGGGCGCTGATCCAGTCCTCGATCTACGACCGCTTCCTCGGCGACGGCCTGGAGCGGGTGCGCGCGATGCGGCAGGGCAACCCGCTGGACACCGACACCCAGGTGGGCGCCCAGGCCAGCAACGACCAGCTGGAGAAGATCCTCGCGTACATCGAGATCGGCCAGGCCGAGGGCGCCAAGGTGCTGGCCGGCGGCGAGCGGGTGGACCTCGGCGGCGCGCTGTCCGGCGGGTACTACGTCGCGCCGACGGTCTTCGAGGGCGACAACAGCATGCGGATCTTCCAGGAGGAGATCTTCGGCCCGGTGGTCGCGGTCACCCGCTTCGACGACTTCGCCGACGGCATCGAGATCGCCAACGACACCCTGTACGGGCTGGGCGCGGGCGTCTGGAGCCGCGACGGCAGTGTCGCCTACCGGGCCGGGCGGGCGATCCAAGCGGGCCGGGTGTGGACCAACTGCTACCACGCCTACCCCGCGCACGCGGCGTTCGGCGGCTACAAGAACTCCGGCATCGGCCGGGAGACCCACCGGGTGGCGCTGGAGCACTACCAGCAGACCAAGAACCTGCTGGTGAGCTACTCGCCGCAGGCCCTCGGGTTCTTCTAG
- a CDS encoding helix-turn-helix transcriptional regulator, translating to MDSSDPGVHKALSAPARRALLATLTEASGPLDIEQLAGALDLHVTTVRHHLTAMVEAGLVEVRRAGPVTGRGRPRLRYAAAPAREQLAAYRALVEVLSLGYGADPAERSARAERAGRSWGGAAGDEQDQAGPILSDQVLAERVLAEAEGWGFGPELTAGGARVLLHNCPFQQNAESYPEVVCAVHQGMLDAIAERAGRPGGLILRPFSAPGVCSIDVARAEPAPPPAA from the coding sequence ATGGACAGCAGCGACCCCGGTGTGCACAAGGCGCTGTCCGCGCCGGCCCGGCGGGCCCTGCTGGCGACCCTGACCGAGGCGTCCGGCCCGCTCGACATCGAGCAGCTGGCCGGAGCCCTCGACCTGCACGTGACCACCGTCCGGCACCACCTCACCGCCATGGTCGAGGCCGGGCTGGTGGAGGTGCGCCGGGCCGGGCCGGTGACCGGCCGGGGCCGGCCCCGGCTGCGCTACGCCGCCGCTCCGGCCCGGGAACAGCTGGCGGCCTACCGGGCCCTGGTGGAGGTGCTCTCGCTCGGCTACGGCGCGGACCCGGCCGAGCGCTCGGCCCGGGCGGAGCGGGCCGGCCGCAGCTGGGGCGGCGCCGCCGGGGACGAACAGGACCAGGCCGGTCCGATCCTGTCGGACCAGGTGCTGGCCGAACGGGTGCTGGCGGAGGCCGAGGGCTGGGGCTTCGGCCCGGAGCTGACGGCGGGCGGCGCGCGGGTGCTGCTGCACAACTGCCCGTTCCAGCAGAACGCCGAGAGCTATCCGGAGGTGGTCTGCGCCGTGCACCAGGGCATGCTGGACGCGATCGCCGAACGGGCCGGTCGCCCGGGCGGGCTGATTCTGCGGCCGTTCTCCGCGCCCGGGGTCTGCTCGATCGACGTTGCGCGGGCGGAGCCCGCCCCGCCGCCGGCGGCCTGA
- a CDS encoding ATP-binding protein, with protein MAEGSELRSGNERADGRGAEGGLTDRRTDARPGPEARVEPEGRPDGPPAAGSRTKLRDRDSEVHSAELAVDKLCREFAAGGTEIGELLIFSGQAGLGKTSLLHEVRRRAHTRERCTVLFARGGEQQYTEPYHVLRQLLQPVLGGLTESERQEVFGNWYDTVGPAIGLFRPGSEAVAIDPQGIRDGLDYVLTQLAPRRAPLVMIVDDLHWADLESLSWLSAFAVRSRELPVLLVTAYRDGDEFTPEALPYQQAIAGQATRRHELRPLTPDSMSEIVRDALGPGAEEPFCYEVWSVTRGNPYDATALIGKVIDQDLEPVEENTPMLGELAAEARGMTLKTWLEKLGTTTLRFAWAAALLGTDINPDLATRISALSREAARESIKELRKHRVLTQVPGGNLEFVHPLIGTSIYKTMPDAARTGMHGVAFTEIENAGLGLIAASRHLIATHPEGDDRTVRKLRRAAAEHLAIGAPEAAQACLKRALSEPPDEDYRAEVLYELGCSALLTDPVATVNQLRLALDPDEGLRSELRVDATFRLSEALAHSGQLIAAAQVCKDEIARTKDPAGRLRLEAASLMWQAGQKAEEDGPARSRRLEELWRGLQGRGTAERAVLAMRAWDLTLRGEPAAVALSLVEEALEDGRLPDGLQWTNTTWGFELPAIIGLTCTYTDRLALAERLFSDAIMEFELAGWSGAHRGFAYFLMGLTRFRRGLLAEAEDFLRRSLRLSERIGPGLPLQWDTVGVLIDTLLARGRVDEAWELSQKYSFGPPYHPTAMVLPDAPSLYGKLLLAKGKHVAAAATLTRVGGELAERGWHNTVWAPWAGHLAVALAREDPTRAWELAEESVARAMTFGAASAIGTALRLHAEIADGPKAVELLELAVTHLGQSPAGYEHAVALVDLGCALRRVGRLDDAAEYLYQGIELAQHCAADGLVDRARRELAKSGLRPNRLRTVSKDALSQPEWEVAALAVKGVPAPRIALELGVPLSLVHRRLAAVHRKAGTGAEGLAAALGLSAEQPGPTEDWGGGGPDRGPGRRGARGRSRLLAPPAPIGCTPR; from the coding sequence GTGGCCGAGGGAAGCGAACTGCGGAGCGGGAACGAGCGCGCGGACGGACGCGGGGCCGAGGGCGGGCTGACGGATCGTCGGACCGACGCCCGGCCCGGTCCCGAGGCCCGCGTCGAACCCGAGGGCCGCCCGGACGGGCCGCCCGCCGCCGGGAGCCGGACCAAGCTGCGCGACCGCGACTCCGAGGTCCACTCGGCCGAACTCGCCGTGGACAAGCTCTGCCGCGAGTTCGCGGCCGGCGGCACCGAGATCGGCGAACTGCTCATCTTCTCCGGCCAGGCGGGCCTCGGGAAGACCAGCCTGCTGCACGAGGTCCGCCGGCGCGCCCACACCCGGGAGCGCTGCACCGTGCTGTTCGCACGAGGCGGCGAGCAGCAGTACACCGAGCCGTACCACGTCCTGCGCCAGCTGCTCCAGCCGGTGCTCGGCGGGCTCACCGAGTCCGAACGCCAGGAGGTCTTCGGCAACTGGTACGACACCGTCGGCCCCGCGATCGGCCTGTTCCGCCCCGGCAGCGAGGCGGTCGCCATCGACCCGCAGGGCATCCGCGACGGCCTCGACTACGTGCTCACCCAACTCGCCCCGCGCCGGGCCCCGTTGGTGATGATCGTCGACGACCTGCACTGGGCCGACCTGGAGTCGCTCAGCTGGCTGTCGGCCTTCGCCGTCCGCTCCCGCGAACTGCCCGTCCTGCTGGTCACCGCCTACCGCGACGGCGACGAGTTCACCCCGGAGGCGCTCCCGTACCAGCAGGCCATCGCCGGACAGGCCACCCGCCGGCACGAACTGCGCCCGCTCACCCCCGACTCCATGTCGGAGATCGTCCGCGACGCGCTCGGCCCCGGGGCCGAGGAGCCGTTCTGCTACGAGGTCTGGTCGGTCACCCGCGGCAACCCCTACGACGCCACCGCGCTGATCGGCAAGGTGATCGACCAGGACCTCGAACCGGTCGAGGAGAACACCCCGATGCTCGGCGAACTCGCCGCCGAGGCCCGCGGGATGACCCTCAAGACCTGGCTGGAGAAGCTCGGCACCACCACCCTGCGCTTCGCCTGGGCCGCCGCCCTGCTCGGCACCGACATCAACCCCGACCTGGCCACCCGGATCTCCGCGCTGAGCCGGGAGGCCGCCCGCGAGTCGATCAAGGAGCTGCGCAAGCACCGGGTGCTCACCCAGGTGCCCGGCGGGAACCTGGAGTTCGTCCACCCGCTGATCGGCACCTCGATCTACAAGACCATGCCGGACGCCGCCCGCACCGGCATGCACGGCGTCGCCTTCACCGAGATCGAGAACGCCGGCCTCGGCCTGATCGCGGCCTCCCGCCACCTGATCGCCACCCACCCCGAGGGCGACGACCGGACGGTGCGCAAACTGCGCCGCGCCGCCGCCGAACACCTCGCCATCGGCGCCCCCGAGGCGGCCCAGGCCTGCCTCAAGCGCGCCCTCAGCGAACCGCCGGACGAGGACTACCGGGCCGAGGTGCTGTACGAACTCGGCTGCTCCGCGCTGCTCACCGACCCGGTCGCCACCGTCAACCAGCTGCGCCTCGCGCTCGACCCGGACGAAGGACTCCGCTCCGAACTGCGGGTGGACGCCACCTTCCGGCTCTCCGAGGCGCTGGCCCACAGCGGCCAGCTGATCGCGGCCGCCCAGGTCTGCAAGGACGAGATCGCCCGCACCAAGGACCCGGCGGGCCGGCTCCGCCTGGAGGCCGCCTCCCTCATGTGGCAGGCCGGGCAGAAGGCCGAGGAGGACGGACCGGCCCGCTCCCGGCGGCTGGAGGAGCTCTGGCGCGGGCTGCAGGGGCGCGGCACCGCCGAGCGCGCCGTCCTCGCGATGCGCGCCTGGGACCTCACCCTGCGCGGCGAGCCGGCCGCCGTCGCGCTCTCGCTGGTGGAGGAGGCGCTGGAGGACGGCCGGCTGCCCGACGGCCTGCAGTGGACCAACACCACCTGGGGCTTCGAGCTGCCCGCCATCATCGGGCTGACCTGCACCTACACCGACCGGCTGGCGCTCGCCGAACGCCTCTTCTCCGACGCCATCATGGAGTTCGAGCTGGCCGGCTGGAGCGGTGCCCACCGCGGCTTCGCCTACTTCCTGATGGGCCTCACCCGGTTCCGCCGCGGCCTGCTCGCCGAGGCCGAGGACTTCCTGCGCCGGAGCCTGCGGCTGTCCGAGCGGATCGGGCCCGGCCTGCCGCTCCAGTGGGACACCGTCGGCGTGCTGATCGACACCCTGCTGGCCCGCGGCCGGGTCGACGAGGCCTGGGAGCTGTCACAGAAGTACTCCTTCGGGCCGCCCTACCACCCGACCGCGATGGTGCTGCCCGACGCGCCCTCGCTGTACGGCAAGTTGCTGCTCGCCAAGGGCAAGCACGTGGCCGCCGCCGCCACCCTCACCCGGGTCGGCGGCGAGCTCGCCGAGCGCGGCTGGCACAACACCGTGTGGGCGCCCTGGGCCGGTCACCTCGCGGTCGCGCTGGCCCGCGAAGACCCGACCCGGGCCTGGGAGTTGGCCGAGGAGTCGGTCGCCAGGGCGATGACCTTCGGCGCCGCCTCCGCGATCGGTACGGCGTTGCGGTTGCACGCCGAGATCGCCGACGGGCCCAAGGCGGTCGAGCTGCTGGAGCTCGCCGTGACCCACCTCGGGCAGTCGCCCGCCGGCTACGAGCACGCCGTCGCGCTGGTCGACCTGGGGTGCGCGCTGCGCCGGGTCGGCCGCCTGGACGACGCCGCCGAGTACCTCTACCAGGGCATCGAGCTGGCCCAGCACTGCGCCGCCGACGGGCTGGTGGACCGCGCCCGCCGCGAGCTGGCCAAGTCCGGCCTGCGGCCGAACCGGCTGCGCACCGTGAGCAAGGACGCGCTCAGCCAGCCCGAGTGGGAGGTCGCCGCGCTGGCGGTCAAGGGCGTCCCGGCGCCGCGGATCGCGCTCGAACTGGGTGTGCCGCTGAGCCTGGTGCACCGCAGGCTGGCGGCCGTCCACCGAAAGGCGGGCACCGGTGCGGAGGGTCTGGCGGCCGCGCTCGGGCTGAGCGCCGAGCAGCCCGGGCCGACGGAGGACTGGGGCGGCGGAGGGCCGGACCGGGGCCCCGGCCGCCGGGGCGCGCGGGGCCGGTCGCGGCTCCTCGCGCCCCCGGCCCCGATAGGCTGTACCCCCCGATAG
- a CDS encoding terpene synthase family protein → MSDGSSLRNPFPHRRSPHTAEAAELHRAWLERHPLLHAEGAVGHTDYAHWEVVDLAALGYPDAGPEELALAADLMGFYFLFDDQFDGPLGRRPAEVAVICDRLAAVLHGAKPDPHSPAETAFADLWERSVLDMPARWRARAAYNWEWYFASHPAEAAGRISERPPDRDGYLALRRGTAAMETIFDMIERLGRFQVPLAAHHHPVLRQLRQLAADIPSLSNDVRSYPKEAPTGDVNNLVMIVQREHGCSAEAACALVTAEAQLMIGRCTELVTQLPETYLALGLDPAERELAQRYAQGLTDWLAGYLHWEARTGRYRVA, encoded by the coding sequence ATGTCTGACGGCAGCTCACTTCGCAATCCCTTCCCGCACCGGCGCAGTCCCCACACCGCCGAGGCCGCCGAACTGCATCGGGCCTGGCTGGAGCGGCATCCGCTGCTCCACGCCGAAGGCGCCGTCGGCCACACCGACTACGCGCACTGGGAGGTCGTCGACCTCGCCGCACTCGGCTACCCCGACGCCGGGCCCGAGGAACTCGCCCTCGCCGCCGACCTGATGGGCTTCTACTTCCTCTTCGACGACCAGTTCGACGGACCGCTCGGCCGCCGTCCCGCCGAGGTGGCGGTCATCTGCGACCGGCTCGCAGCGGTCCTCCACGGCGCGAAGCCCGATCCGCACTCCCCCGCCGAGACCGCGTTCGCCGACCTCTGGGAGCGCAGCGTCCTCGACATGCCCGCCCGCTGGAGAGCGCGCGCCGCCTACAACTGGGAGTGGTACTTCGCCAGCCACCCCGCCGAGGCGGCCGGCCGGATCTCCGAGAGACCCCCGGACCGTGACGGCTACCTCGCGCTGCGCCGCGGGACCGCCGCCATGGAGACCATCTTCGACATGATCGAGCGGCTCGGCCGCTTCCAGGTGCCGCTGGCCGCCCACCACCACCCGGTGCTGCGCCAGCTCCGCCAGCTGGCGGCCGACATACCGTCACTCAGCAACGACGTCCGCTCCTACCCCAAGGAAGCCCCCACCGGCGACGTCAACAACCTGGTGATGATCGTCCAGCGGGAGCACGGCTGCTCGGCCGAGGCGGCCTGCGCGCTGGTCACCGCCGAGGCCCAGCTGATGATCGGCCGCTGCACCGAACTGGTGACCCAACTCCCCGAGACCTACCTGGCGCTGGGCCTGGACCCGGCCGAACGGGAGCTCGCGCAGCGCTACGCGCAGGGCCTGACCGACTGGCTCGCCGGCTACCTCCACTGGGAGGCCAGGACCGGCCGCTACCGGGTGGCCTGA